A region from the uncultured Ilyobacter sp. genome encodes:
- the ppk1 gene encoding polyphosphate kinase 1 — MGNNYEYNHFYNRELSWLEFNQRVLEETSDSINPLLERLKFLAITSSNLDEFFMVRVAGLIAQYEEGVVKKDISGLTPEEQLKAINKRVKTFVQDQYISYKEIVSILNKKNHLKIKKYSQLDKKQKNYADEFYNETLFPILTPMGIDASRPFPHILTGSLNIVVHLKNGEEKHMSIVQVPRVVNRIIELPCNSGREFIMIEELVKSNLQDLFPGCNILDTGFFRITRNADMIIDEDEADDLLIEIEKELQKRKWGEPVRIEYDKDIPKNSLDFLTKNLKIQFSNLYEVDGPLDLTFIFELMGHGGFKDIKYEKYTPKRYAKLEKEAIYETLKKEDVILSHPYDSFDHISDLIEAAATDKNVLAIKQTLYRVSGDSPIISSLIKAAKSNKQVTVMVELKARFDEERNIKWAKELEKSGCHVIYGIKGLKTHAKCLLIVRRESSGIKRYLHLGTGNYNNSTAKLYTDLSLLTTNEELCVDVSNLFNILTGFSQNRKWKRLITAPKDMRNEFYRLIDREIQHANNGKKGKIIVKVNSLVDDKIIKKLYDASRVGVEIILIVRGACCLKTGIKGISENIKVLSLIGRFLEHSRVYHFENNSDPELYLSSADWMSRNLDRRIETLFPVIKSGPYKKIMETIDSILRDNVKLRQLDEKGTYFKVKNDKKNFSSQEYLFGKKQ; from the coding sequence ATGGGGAATAATTATGAATATAACCATTTTTACAATAGAGAGCTAAGCTGGTTGGAGTTTAATCAGAGAGTTTTAGAGGAAACATCCGATTCCATAAACCCACTTTTGGAAAGACTTAAATTTTTGGCCATAACTTCTTCAAACCTAGATGAATTTTTTATGGTCAGGGTGGCAGGTCTCATAGCTCAGTATGAAGAGGGAGTTGTAAAAAAAGATATTTCAGGTTTAACCCCTGAAGAACAGTTAAAGGCAATTAATAAAAGAGTAAAAACATTTGTTCAGGATCAATATATCTCTTACAAAGAAATAGTCTCAATATTAAATAAAAAAAACCACCTCAAGATCAAAAAATATTCCCAACTGGATAAAAAGCAAAAAAATTACGCCGACGAGTTTTATAATGAAACTCTTTTTCCTATTCTGACACCAATGGGCATAGATGCCTCGAGACCCTTTCCGCATATTTTAACAGGTTCACTAAATATTGTAGTTCACCTTAAGAATGGAGAGGAAAAACATATGTCCATTGTACAGGTTCCAAGGGTTGTCAACAGGATAATAGAACTCCCATGTAACTCTGGAAGAGAATTTATTATGATTGAGGAACTGGTAAAATCAAACCTCCAAGACCTTTTCCCTGGATGCAATATTTTGGATACCGGTTTTTTTAGAATAACAAGAAATGCAGATATGATAATTGATGAAGATGAGGCGGATGACCTCCTTATCGAGATAGAAAAAGAGCTTCAAAAAAGAAAATGGGGGGAACCTGTTAGGATAGAATATGATAAAGATATTCCAAAAAACTCTCTTGACTTTCTGACGAAAAATCTAAAAATTCAATTTTCCAACCTTTATGAGGTAGACGGCCCCCTTGACCTGACTTTTATCTTTGAACTTATGGGTCATGGGGGATTTAAAGATATAAAATATGAAAAATATACCCCAAAGAGATATGCTAAACTTGAAAAAGAGGCTATATATGAGACACTAAAAAAAGAGGACGTGATACTTTCTCATCCCTACGATTCTTTTGATCACATATCTGATCTTATAGAGGCTGCAGCCACAGATAAAAATGTCCTGGCAATAAAACAGACGCTATACAGAGTTAGCGGTGATTCACCTATAATAAGTTCACTTATAAAGGCGGCTAAATCCAACAAGCAAGTCACTGTGATGGTAGAACTGAAAGCCAGATTTGACGAAGAGAGAAATATAAAGTGGGCAAAAGAGCTAGAAAAATCAGGATGTCATGTTATTTATGGGATAAAGGGACTTAAAACCCATGCCAAATGTCTTCTCATAGTCAGAAGGGAATCTTCAGGGATAAAGAGATATCTTCATTTAGGAACAGGAAATTACAACAACTCAACGGCAAAATTATACACCGATCTTTCCCTTCTTACTACAAATGAAGAACTTTGTGTCGATGTAAGCAACCTTTTCAACATTCTTACGGGATTCTCTCAAAATCGTAAATGGAAAAGGTTAATAACAGCCCCAAAGGACATGCGGAATGAATTTTACAGGTTAATTGATCGAGAGATCCAGCATGCAAATAACGGTAAAAAAGGAAAAATCATAGTAAAAGTAAACTCTCTAGTAGACGATAAAATTATTAAAAAACTATATGATGCCTCTAGAGTCGGTGTAGAGATCATTCTAATTGTAAGAGGAGCCTGCTGCCTAAAGACAGGTATAAAAGGTATCAGCGAAAATATAAAAGTATTGAGCCTTATTGGAAGATTTTTAGAACATAGTCGTGTTTACCATTTTGAGAATAATAGTGACCCAGAACTATATCTTTCCAGTGCCGACTGGATGAGTAGAAATCTTGATAGAAGAATAGAAACTCTGTTTCCCGTTATAAAGTCTGGTCCTTATAAAAAAATTATGGAAACCATAGATTCAATCTTAAGGGACAACGTAAAGTTAAGACAGTTAGATGAAAAGGGAACTTATTTTAAAGTAAAAAATGATAAAAAGAATTTTTCCTCTCAAGAATATCTTTTTGGAAAAAAACAATAA
- a CDS encoding HD domain-containing protein encodes MPVISVIEISPTSVEMIICEKSKDKIKILENVIEELNIFLDSEKNNYISFEKGKKLCSILNRMKSLSKDYGVKNILTVTTSSFNSVKNLLFILDQIKIKVGLEVTVLTTFEKKKLLFKKFLIKKNEIIPPRKNTLLLNIGSATTDFFIINGKKLMINEFISTGGYKFAEIINNYELTPKESENFIQEYIENYLSEIKKEVGRKKINSLILLGESENILTKTKGLFSNLSYEKLEEMMENLNEESFKNITQKYSLTSIQARTTFARLSLLKYIAAYFEIPSVKIFYYDTKYLMAYEHFYPKEKEIMEKELWELTVQAVIDKANKFSFDKNHSTFVQKVSKNLFDILKPLHNMAEIEKRHLELAAFLHDIGKYVNFSSHQNHSQYIITNSFIPGLTEEDLNVVGLLCYFHNIAFSKYSENIENLSGKRQMDIMKLAAILKLSVALDRSKRQKVKNIKFELKDYEIIIDITILEDYRIETISFDHQKAFFRDVFGINPVLKINRRLYGE; translated from the coding sequence ATGCCTGTTATTTCAGTTATCGAAATATCACCCACATCTGTGGAAATGATCATCTGTGAAAAATCAAAGGATAAAATTAAAATTTTAGAAAATGTAATTGAAGAACTCAATATTTTTTTAGATTCAGAAAAAAACAACTATATATCCTTTGAAAAGGGAAAAAAGCTTTGCAGTATCCTGAATCGGATGAAATCCCTTTCTAAGGATTACGGTGTAAAAAATATTCTCACAGTGACTACTAGCAGTTTCAACTCAGTAAAGAATCTTCTTTTTATTTTAGACCAAATCAAGATAAAAGTAGGTTTAGAAGTAACTGTTTTAACCACCTTTGAGAAGAAAAAACTCCTTTTTAAAAAATTTCTCATTAAAAAAAATGAGATAATACCTCCAAGAAAAAATACCTTACTGCTAAATATCGGCTCTGCCACCACTGACTTTTTTATCATCAACGGGAAAAAACTTATGATAAATGAATTTATCTCAACAGGGGGTTACAAGTTCGCAGAAATCATAAACAACTATGAACTTACCCCGAAAGAAAGTGAAAATTTTATTCAAGAATACATAGAAAATTATCTAAGCGAGATAAAAAAAGAGGTGGGAAGAAAAAAAATAAATAGTCTTATTTTATTGGGAGAATCTGAAAATATTCTTACAAAAACAAAGGGTTTATTTTCAAACTTATCCTACGAGAAACTTGAAGAAATGATGGAAAACTTAAATGAAGAATCATTTAAAAATATCACTCAGAAATATTCTCTAACATCTATCCAGGCCAGAACAACATTTGCAAGACTCTCCTTATTGAAATACATTGCAGCTTATTTCGAGATACCTTCAGTCAAAATATTTTATTATGATACAAAATATCTCATGGCCTATGAGCATTTTTACCCAAAAGAAAAAGAGATTATGGAAAAAGAGTTGTGGGAACTTACCGTTCAAGCAGTAATAGATAAAGCAAATAAATTTAGTTTTGATAAAAATCACTCTACTTTTGTCCAAAAGGTCTCAAAAAATCTTTTTGACATTCTAAAACCGCTGCATAATATGGCTGAAATTGAAAAAAGACACCTTGAACTGGCCGCTTTTCTCCATGATATAGGCAAGTATGTCAATTTTAGTTCACATCAAAACCACTCCCAGTATATTATTACAAACTCTTTTATACCAGGACTTACAGAGGAGGATTTAAATGTTGTAGGACTTTTATGTTATTTTCACAATATCGCCTTTTCCAAGTATTCTGAGAATATTGAGAATCTCAGTGGAAAAAGACAGATGGATATCATGAAACTTGCTGCAATACTAAAATTGTCTGTGGCCTTGGACAGAAGTAAGAGACAAAAAGTAAAAAATATAAAATTTGAGTTAAAAGATTACGAAATAATTATAGATATAACTATCCTAGAAGATTATCGTATAGAGACTATATCTTTTGATCACCAAAAAGCATTTTTTAGAGATGTCTTTGGTATAAATCCAGTTCTCAAGATAAATAGGAGGCTTTATGGGGAATAA
- a CDS encoding CHAD domain-containing protein, with protein sequence MYKFEFFYHEIKKMSKILEENLEKVSLSNDPETVHKCRVSIRRMRGILKLFKCPKQLEIPIREIASMLGPLRDLEVQIDFLMSRLEIDSSLGQMLDDLLYRREILKRQLVKSISEFSRKEFLFDVKNLLKKKKIYEYRIYGDLYKKVQEIIINHPVNINSKELHELRIKMKKIRYMLEALSVERREYKEFIVFFKKYQDCLGEIHDIDVWLDILIKKMSEFGKLKSFLRKKRHEKIIEFRDAFYEIPLVLGKVLGTAATNVAAEFENSQDIRSMRYSQGEKLSMTEKLAVELSPDPQHIKRVREKSIKIFHEVREIMNLNEKDIFFLEAGALLHDIGYSISEKKHNYHSYEIIAASEYLPFSLEERVVISMIAKNHRGKFSIVKKLDGILPSKVIRRIIKLSGILRAADGMEFESLEYVKNFEIKVYHGEPVFELGDISAALTERFSRKSDLLKQSFKKDFEKKIIK encoded by the coding sequence ATGTATAAATTTGAATTTTTTTATCATGAGATAAAAAAGATGTCAAAAATCTTAGAAGAAAATCTAGAAAAGGTATCTCTCAGCAACGATCCAGAAACGGTTCATAAGTGCAGAGTAAGTATTCGGAGGATGAGAGGTATATTAAAGCTTTTCAAATGCCCTAAGCAGCTTGAAATTCCTATTAGGGAAATAGCTTCTATGCTAGGACCTTTAAGAGATCTAGAGGTTCAGATAGATTTTCTAATGAGTAGGTTAGAGATAGACAGTTCCTTAGGACAGATGCTAGACGACCTTTTATACAGGAGGGAGATACTCAAAAGACAGTTGGTAAAGTCTATTTCGGAATTTTCAAGAAAAGAATTCCTTTTTGATGTTAAAAATCTTCTTAAAAAAAAGAAAATTTACGAGTATAGAATTTATGGTGATTTATACAAAAAAGTTCAGGAAATCATAATTAACCATCCTGTGAATATCAATTCAAAAGAGCTGCATGAACTTAGGATAAAAATGAAAAAGATACGATATATGCTGGAGGCTCTGTCTGTTGAAAGGAGAGAATATAAGGAATTTATAGTTTTTTTTAAAAAATATCAAGACTGCTTGGGAGAGATACACGACATAGATGTCTGGTTAGATATTTTAATTAAAAAAATGTCGGAATTTGGAAAGCTGAAATCATTTTTGAGAAAAAAAAGGCATGAAAAAATTATTGAATTTAGAGACGCTTTTTATGAGATCCCTCTAGTATTGGGAAAGGTTCTAGGTACAGCCGCGACAAATGTAGCAGCTGAGTTTGAAAATAGTCAAGATATCAGATCCATGAGATATTCACAGGGTGAAAAACTTTCCATGACTGAAAAACTTGCAGTGGAATTATCACCAGATCCTCAGCATATAAAGAGGGTGAGGGAAAAATCAATAAAGATATTTCATGAGGTCAGGGAAATCATGAATCTAAATGAGAAAGATATTTTTTTCTTAGAGGCCGGGGCCCTTCTTCATGACATCGGTTATTCGATCTCAGAAAAAAAGCATAACTACCACTCCTATGAGATTATAGCTGCTAGTGAGTACCTGCCATTTTCTTTGGAGGAAAGAGTTGTGATATCCATGATTGCAAAAAATCACAGGGGAAAATTTAGTATAGTAAAGAAATTAGATGGAATACTTCCATCTAAGGTGATAAGGAGGATAATTAAGCTATCTGGTATATTAAGGGCCGCTGACGGAATGGAGTTTGAAAGTTTGGAATATGTTAAAAACTTTGAGATAAAGGTCTATCACGGAGAACCTGTTTTTGAATTAGGGGATATTTCCGCGGCTCTAACTGAGAGGTTCTCTAGAAAATCCGATCTTTTAAAACAAAGTTTTAAGAAAGATTTTGAGAAAAAAATAATAAAGTAG
- a CDS encoding MerR family transcriptional regulator: MRERYKISEIAKIFNISRRTLIYYDEIDLFKPYYIDEENGYRYYSEHQTYVLRFIIALKNSGFSLNEIKKYTNFKSIEESQNFLESKIKTMKEKIENLEKSIEVVKIKYDELDKVKSSEGLKPGIRTDINFRMLIVDVKKPYGYMQIEKAFKKLAQIEKNLQLKEKKHVAIVDSKNLKKLNIYPLKFVGSIIPEEIEHESAINVKEKKCATITHKDSFENLKNSYKKLMDFIEDNSYKIIGNSLEISSEEKIQLEGGIGEVIEIIIPIR, encoded by the coding sequence ATGAGAGAACGATATAAAATAAGTGAAATAGCAAAAATTTTCAATATATCCCGGAGGACTTTGATCTATTATGATGAGATAGACTTATTCAAGCCCTACTATATAGATGAGGAGAATGGTTATAGGTATTATTCGGAACATCAGACATATGTGCTTAGGTTTATAATAGCCTTAAAAAATTCAGGCTTTTCATTAAACGAGATAAAAAAATATACTAACTTCAAGAGTATAGAGGAGAGTCAGAATTTCTTGGAGAGCAAGATCAAGACAATGAAAGAAAAGATAGAAAATCTGGAAAAATCAATAGAAGTTGTTAAGATAAAATATGATGAACTGGATAAGGTAAAATCTTCTGAGGGTCTAAAACCAGGTATTAGAACCGATATAAACTTTAGGATGCTTATTGTTGATGTAAAAAAACCTTATGGGTATATGCAGATAGAAAAGGCATTTAAAAAACTAGCTCAAATAGAAAAAAATCTGCAGTTAAAAGAGAAAAAGCATGTTGCCATTGTGGACAGTAAAAATTTAAAAAAATTGAATATTTATCCCCTAAAATTCGTGGGCTCTATAATTCCTGAGGAGATAGAACATGAGTCAGCAATCAATGTAAAAGAAAAAAAATGTGCAACTATCACCCACAAGGATTCATTTGAAAACTTGAAAAACAGTTATAAAAAGTTGATGGATTTTATAGAGGATAATTCTTATAAAATAATCGGAAATTCACTGGAGATATCAAGTGAGGAAAAAATACAGCTAGAAGGTGGTATAGGGGAGGTCATAGAAATAATAATTCCCATAAGGTAA